The DNA region GTGGCTCCTTTGGGTGTTCTGGATGTGGCTCTCGTAAAAGGTGTTCGTTAACCCTCGAGTGTCGTATGCGGACGGCATTGGTTTCCCCGGGTTGGAAAATTCAAAGGCGGATCGGTTCTGGTGATGAGGCCCTAGCCCGTGCAATCCCATCAGAGGGTGATGGGTTGCGGCATAGACGGAGCGACTTGGAATGTAGTCCCCGTCGTCGTTGGGCGTATTGGTAGCAGACCGCATCGGGGCCGCCGCGTGTTGCCAGTCGCCATACTCATCCAAGTCCGAGGCTTCACTGTGGGCGTCGAAGTTTTCGTCGTACTTTGCTGGCTTGTGAGGTTTGGACGGCGTGAACTTGTAGTTCGGGTGCgctttttggtggttgtcaCGTTCGAGGTCGGCCCAGGCTTTGAACTGCTGTCGGATATGCTCGGGCTCAAGTGGCCAGCTGGAACCGCAGACCCGTGAGACGACCTGATGGTTGTGTTGAGACGCCCATTCTTTGGCACGTTGCTGATAGGCCTTGCGATACAGCATGAAGGCGTTCATGGGCCTTTTGACCTTGCCGGGATTCTTCCTGCACTGGGTGACCTCGTCTTGCCGTGCGGTGGCGTCTCGATTCACGTACGTCTCGATATCGGTGATCGGAATGGCCGAGTCTTTTGTCAAGTCACTCAGCGGCCTGTCCAAAGTTGGCAAATTTTTCGGCGGCTTCgctctttccttcttcttctttttagACGATGCTTTTTCCACGCCCGCGCGTCTTGGTGCCAGCGCCTTCCCGATTACGATATTGCCGCCGTGTATGCTCATGATATCAGACGCCCGTGAAGGTGTAGGGGGTGACGCTGCCGGTGTGCCATAAGGCTGCGACATCTGAAGTAAATTGTCAACGATCAGCCAGAGCCCGTTGCCTATCTCGACCGGGCGACGAAACTGTACTCACATCTGGAATAGGGCCATACGGACTGCTGTCGGGATACATGGGGTGGAAGCCCGGCTACACGCGAACAATCAGCATTTCGAGCCATGGCAGGTAGATGGCAACCCTCACAATCTGAGCACCTCCATGCTGGTATGACATGGACGGATCGAAACTTTGCGAATGTGTTAACTGGGGCGCCGGGGTTCCATATCTCGAAGCCGGTTGCAATTGTACTCGAATGGAATCGGCGGCGTTCATATCGTGCGGTGTGGCAGCGTTATGTTGCAGAAGCTCATTGAAGCCGACAGGTAACGGCTCTCCTTTCGGCAGgcttggggagaggggggtaTTGCGATCCATGCTAGAGATTGTGTTTTGCTTGTGTGAGAAAGTATCTCTGGGtgaagccgaggatgatggagggtgagtgggagggagaggcagTAGCTCAAACACCGGGGATGAGCTCTTCAAATATCTTTGCCAGTCAACCCGGAAGGAGTGGCCGACTGGTTGAGTAATCGAGGTTGGATAAACTCTAGGAGCAACCTGTAAGGATGATAGGACCGCCCCAAGATTTTAAGGGCAGAGCCTGGCTAATCGATTAGCAACCACGCAAGCATAGCAGTCTGGATAGGTATCAAGACTATCAGTGGATGGTGCAGAGGCTGCGGGAGTAGGGCCCAAGCTAGTGTGTCTTGAGGAGAAAGGTGCTGGAAAAGACGGAGTCTGCAATGATGATTTGCTTGGATGAAGAGACAGCATCAGATGGCTTGGGAGTGTGCACCTAGCGGTGTAAGGAGGCTCTTGTCTCGCAGGCTGGCCAAGGTGTGCAGGAAGCGGTGGACATCACAAACCTTTTGCGACAGCCTGTCCTGCAGGCTGCGACACGCCCGATGGGTATTTGTGGTGGATGGACTCGTTGTCTTTCCCGGATCACGGCCTGTTGCCCCGGTCTCCTGGACAGCGAGGTGCTTGCCCACGCTGAGAGACCCTATCGGATCTCACGACCACACACCTGAAGCTTCCACAACCGTTGCTGTCTCTCCTGCCAAGGGTGTATGTTGCTTGGCCTTCCTGCTTGTTCCTTTCTTTGTTCCGGCTTCTCTAAGGGCTGGAGTTGGGGTGGGAAACACCAGGATGGGCTTGCGGCTTTGGTGGTCTCTGCTTCTGCCGCTTCAATGAACATGGAAGCCGTGCTTTGTCTCAGCGAGAAATTCTTGAAGGGCTGGGGaaaaaggaagaggggaCCGGGTGCGTATTTGTATTCTCTTTATTGGGCTCTGGTGCTGAGCAAGCCTGGTGCGGTACTGTCCGCGTCCCAAGAGGGTTGACGCATTCGGAAGCCTGGCCGGGCCAGAAGAGCGGAACTAGTCTCTGGACGGCAGCActgaggagggaagaagcCGCCTTCTCGACGACTGTTGGCACTCCACATCCGCGTTCGGGGCTCAGAGTGCCAGAGCTGCTACAGACGCCTGGCAACAGTGGAGGAGGTAGCAAGCCGACCTCTTGGGAATTATTGGAGATGCAATGACATGCTCTCTCCCGGTCCCCAGCAATACCCACCAGGAGGGGAATTCTGAGCAAACCACTCCTATCCGAACTTCACATCCCCGAGCTTTCCTGTGTTGGAACCATGTCGGCAGCAGCATAGCTCCACGTGTTCCTGCACCAACCCGGGTTACAGCAGTTAGCCAGATTTTCTCGAAGCTGAGATTGGACTCGCCCAATACGCAACAGCATCTTCAGTATTTCCCTCGTCATTTTTGACATTTGGAGTCTCAGTTACTTCTAGGTATGCGGTTCCATAGGGGGGTTCATCTGCTGGTTTGAGGTACCCGAGACCGGCTGGAATGTGTTCGGGTCCCTCCCCGGAAGCGGGCTtgccctccttcccctctgCAGTGACTGGCTGCTCTCTTCTGAGTGACGCCACAGAGGCCAGTGGCTTGCTTCCATTTCTTTGACCTTTTAGATCCAACCCGTTTCTTTGAGGTCTCGTGTGCTCATCGATCATGGCGGTTGATGCCTCACCTGGGCCCATATCCCGCCATAGATGCGTGCACATGACTCGCCGCTCATAACTGCATTTAAAAGCAGCTCGCGATTCGTAACAGCCCGCGGCAAACCTGGATACTTTGGCTCTCGTTGCCCAAGCCTGGCATAGGTCCTCCCCTAGTCTCAACGTGCATCATGGACAGTTGCAACTTCTTCTGGTTGGTCGCCCTCCCTGCAGGGCTTTCGGGTAGCTGCATTAGCCTGCGACTGTTTGAACATCAGTCGTACAGCAAGGCACAGAATAGCGGCCCTTTCCACGCGCCCCCCTTTATTTACCAGGCATGACCAAGACTCCACAAGGGTCTCACTCACACACCCTTCTCTACTTTTTGCATATTTCACTTTATCAAAAGATCCAAATGAAAAAACTGACCTGGCCCAAAGAATGATGAACAATATACACATCTCCTCTTATTCCCACGTCAACGTGAACGCCAGTGGTATCCATCTATCAAAGCCCTCCTTTCTACTCAGTCCACCCTtatcctctccaacatcatcatctctcccACAACCCAAGAACAAACTCAACATCCCAAATGTACGCACCTCCATACCTCCCTatccccccccaaccacgGTTGGCCCAAATAACATGCAACCACCCGCTCAATCATGACCCCAAGATTACCAGATCCAATCGCGAACTGTTCCGCCACTTTTTCCACCTCCGGTGACAAGGTTAGGTTTGTCAACCAGAAATCTGATTCATcttattttttcttttctgcaatcatgattttttttggtcgAACGTGTCTCAGTCTCACACGCTTCCACCAAGCTCAGGCCACCAGTTCGTCCCCTCCCAGCCGCCGGGTTCAGATTCCATCCAAGTACGTTGCTGATATGTCAAGTTATCCCATCGTCATTTTCTCACTCTTCTGATTTTCTCTCCACTGTGCTGTTTTGAACAACATTCCCTTGGGTGTGCCAAATATCGAGAAGTTGAGCCACGTGGAAAAAGATGGGAGAAAATATCTCACAGCCGGCAACGTTCCGGGGAAACCAATGAGCACGTTTTCCCCAGTGGCGGACTGGCCAACGTTCATGGGCCATGAGTTATATGATTGACAATATGTATGATTATTCTTAGCAGGGACCACTCGGACTCTTTCCGACCACTCGGACTCTTTCCGACTACCCTATCAGACCAAGGATCAGATGCTCCGCACCTTATTGAACAACAGCAGAGGTATCTCATAGAGTCAGTGGACCCAGCTTCTTGATATTTACATTATTGCTTCCATGGCTCCCGTGTTCGGTTTAGTCCATTTGTACTAGGACCTCGTCTATGAGGCCAGACAGCTCTCTATGTGCTTACGATTCGCGATACCCCCATTCAGAAGAAAACCTACCACCCCATAAGTATATCCCCATCCAATACGCCCAACCCAGCCGAATATATATCTAAACAATGTATCTCCAAAGTACGCAAAAACAACCAAGCCTGCACCTTATACTTGCTACTCACCGCCAAACCGCCACCATTACTGGCCAGATTGAGACTTTGATTGCCCCCTTATTGATGACTAGGTACTTCCCGCATTGGCCAAGCATCTCACAAGCCAATTTTCTCAGAGGATTGGTTTGGTGTAGGAGGCAACACGGCAGGTGCGGGTCCCAGTGGGGGGACTCTGACTGGCCCTGGGTTTTTCACGGGAGGGGTGAGGATTTGCTGCCTCGGGGAAGGCGACAAGGCGGCAGCGGGAGGGAATATCGACGCGCCTGGATTGCCAAAACTCTGCGAAGGAGTGGCGATCCCGTTACCATTGGTCCTGTTGACACCGCgacgctgaggaggaggcgagtgCTTAGTGGGAGAGATACTCGATGGCGGCAAAGGTGATGACCGCCCGTCTGATCTGCTATCCTGGGACTGCGGAGGTCTGAACGTGTTGGTAATGTTCAATATAGGCGAGGCAGGTCGGCCTGGTTCTCCGATCGAAGCAAGTGtctttgttggtggtgacgaagGACGGTGCGATTCCTTTATGGGGGAGATACCATTGCCGCTTTCGGGGAGCACAGGAAGACTGCCATCGGAGGCGCCGGACACAGGATTGCCACGGGACAGCTGAGCGTGCGGGAACAGATTCGGACGTGGCGATGAAAACAGGTTGCTCCCCTGTAAATCTGGGAGTTTCGTCGTTGCGGGGCGGTCCCCATTTGCTTCGTCCAATGATGGTGCAGACACCGGCTGCTCTGTCGattcatcaacaccagagGAGGCCTTCAATGGCAGCTCCACAACCAGTCGGGCACGACCATCAGCCTCGCCCGTGGTGTTTTCAGTTGGTGCGGATtgtggcgaggaagagaccGGAGCTTCTTCCTGCTTATTcaccttgagcttggtgagagGCCGCTGCTCAGCTTCCTTTTCTCGCCGACGACAAGGTTCGCAAACAAAGTGAaaatcttcctcctcagcctcctttTCATCGATGCCAAGACACTTGCTGTGCTGCCAGACATTACACCGCTCACAGGCAACACTGTGGGTTCCGTCGTCGATTTGTCCGTATGCGCCGCAAATGCAATCAAAAATCcagtcctcctcttcctcttccagctcctgcAAAGCCTTCTTGTTCCGCTCGATCTCGGCAATCCTTCGACGGTCTGACATACGGGCAGAGGCTGTGCTCTTGCTGTCCTCGGACAGCTGagccaactcctcctcatgcTGAAGACGTCgaacctctctctccttcagcCGGTGCTCTCTTGACATCAGCCTGTGTTCTCTTTCGCGCTCGATCTTTGCCCGTttcgtctcctccttgcgTCTAgcggcctcttcctcgcgCTGCCTCCGCTCTTCTCCGCGGGCACGTTCTTCCTCTTTACGGTGTTCAAGCTTGCCAGCGATTCGACTCGACCTCTTAGCGTGCGCCATTTTCTCCAGGTTCAGAAGCTCCTTTTCTCGTTGTAGTTGTTTACGTCTTCTGGATTCTTCCTGTTGCTCGAGGATCGGCAGGAGGTGAGCTTGAATCTGATTGCGGAGAATCTTCTCATTGGGGTCTTTGGTTTTCTCCAAGGATGAAATGAAGTCGCGGACCTCGCTCAAGGTGGCGGCCAAGCATTCCCATTTCATGCCTCCAAGCCCATCATCCTCTGGTTCGGCGGGCGCGCCAGCTTCAGAGGCCTCATCTCCAGCATCCTCGTTATCGCTCGCGGCACCAGATGCTACGCGGCGCCGTTTGTTGGCACGTTGTGCTGCTTTCGccttcttggtgttcttCTTAGGTTTTGCTGGTGCCGCCGGCGCCTCCGACATGCGGTACAATCGGTTGTCGTCGAGCACGTAGTATGTTCGATCATGTCGATCCCATCCGTAGGGTTCAATCCGCTATAACAGTATCAGCTCTCTGCCAAGCACCCATTGCACATCGTCTGAAAAAGCGTACCCAGTTCGTCTGATCTGTATCCTTTTGTTCCTCCGTCTTATCCCGCAGCTTCTCGGagctcatgatgatgaactgCGTCATTTGTTGCAGAATACGAATCTGCGCGACCCGGCGCTTGTTAGTATGGGCAATTCACTGACTGTAGGGCTCCAAAACTGCTTCCCACGTACCTTGGTGAAGACATCAAAATCGGCAAAGCGCAATGAAACCTCTGAATTGCCAAACGGGTTCTTCTCCGGCGCTTTGTTGAGATATTGCCGTCTCGTGTACTCGTCGAATAGATCGTGCCTGATGTAGAGCGTGGTCAGCAGGCTTTCGAGGCAGTTGACAGGTCGGCGTTAGAGATGGCATACGTTAGGCCacggtgggaggagaggaactTGAGGAAGCCCAGGCCAATATTCTGCAAAGCCATGGACCCAGGCTTCAAACATTCTGCCTCCAAATCCTATAAGCGACCACAGTGTAAGCAAGGCGATGTCTCTTGCCAGGGTCGCAATATGCCCACCTCTATGTCCAAATTGTCGTCGAGCTTCAGGGCTTTGCCAAATAACATCATGAACTGAACCAAGTTGGCGAATTGCCACATATTCCTGATgcgaaggagaagggagTCCTGCGGCGGCTCTTGGGCATTTTCCGAGCTGAGCTCGGGCAGCGCCCGTTTGCGCGTTGCCGGCATTGTTCGATCGGCCTGTTGCTTTTCCTGTTACGCAAGCTGTGGCTTGCGGTGCAAGCGATCGAGGGAAGCGACTGGAACGAGTCTTGAAAGGGACGGTGTTTTGAAATTCAGCGGCTGTTCATGGCCTAGGCGAGTGTTGTTGCGAGTTGGTTCGCTGCGAATTTGTTGTAGGGCTGACTTCTTGAGATGGAGAGATTCTGACGTTTCTTACAAGGTGGGAAGCTACGCGCGTGAGCGGCTCAAAAGACGCGACTTGGAATTGGGCCCCACTAAATTTTACTTTGGGCACTTTCTGGTTGAGCCAAGCGCCCCGCTCAGCTCCAACTCATGCAGTCAGCAAGCGTGCTATGGATAGGTAGGGAATAATACTTCGAGTTATACTATTAAAGTAGTATACAGGGGAAACAGGTTGTGCAAAGTGCAGTTGTTAACAGCCCAGTCCAACTGGAAGATCTCCCTCCATGTCCACGAGTACTTGgtatcttcctcctcccgtctTCTTTTTACAAGATATCTTCAGCTTTCAACAAATCCTTGGCTCTTCGGTAGTATCGCGACGTTTTCGGCATAGAGCAACACGCAACTCCCCGAGCCGTTTCAGCTTGCGCAAAGTGGGGTGCTCCAATTGAGCCTTACGCACGTGAAGCCCGCACTGTGTTGCTCGCCAGCAGAATTGTGTGCACTACCCTATCCTCACAGTAAACTGCACTGTACCCTGGTTGGCCTTCAACTTGCCATCGCTGGATGGAAGCTGCCTCTCCTGGGCTGGGGCAGCAACCATTGTATTTTGCGGCGCA from Podospora pseudoanserina strain CBS 124.78 chromosome 1, whole genome shotgun sequence includes:
- a CDS encoding hypothetical protein (COG:K; EggNog:ENOG503P8CC), whose amino-acid sequence is MDRNTPLSPSLPKGEPLPVGFNELLQHNAATPHDMNAADSIRVQLQPASRYGTPAPQLTHSQSFDPSMSYQHGGAQIPGFHPMYPDSSPYGPIPDMSQPYGTPAASPPTPSRASDIMSIHGGNIVIGKALAPRRAGVEKASSKKKKKERAKPPKNLPTLDRPLSDLTKDSAIPITDIETYVNRDATARQDEVTQCRKNPGKVKRPMNAFMLYRKAYQQRAKEWASQHNHQVVSRVCGSSWPLEPEHIRQQFKAWADLERDNHQKAHPNYKFTPSKPHKPAKYDENFDAHSEASDLDEYGDWQHAAAPMRSATNTPNDDGDYIPSRSVYAATHHPLMGLHGLGPHHQNRSAFEFSNPGKPMPSAYDTRGLTNTFYESHIQNTQRSHLHPGMIEDVLMRKTPSPSMAFQQHTHGLRSHYELNQYHHPQHTRPSHEQQAHSQSQSQGHSQPQPPCFEHRIDPSLMSHEELFTGTNNLNNINNSISNLFDGTGLAGTNNSQHGWQTGQLTSNNDPENQFSHFNLGLDNTLSVEQHSQFLGGADEWRMEPLSEGAHFEANWAETKADQ
- a CDS encoding hypothetical protein (COG:H; EggNog:ENOG50KOG1083), encoding MPATRKRALPELSSENAQEPPQDSLLLRIRNMWQFANLVQFMMLFGKALKLDDNLDIEDLEAECLKPGSMALQNIGLGFLKFLSSHRGLTHDLFDEYTRRQYLNKAPEKNPFGNSEVSLRFADFDVFTKIRILQQMTQFIIMSSEKLRDKTEEQKDTDQTNWRIEPYGWDRHDRTYYVLDDNRLYRMSEAPAAPAKPKKNTKKAKAAQRANKRRRVASGAASDNEDAGDEASEAGAPAEPEDDGLGGMKWECLAATLSEVRDFISSLEKTKDPNEKILRNQIQAHLLPILEQQEESRRRKQLQREKELLNLEKMAHAKRSSRIAGKLEHRKEEERARGEERRQREEEAARRKEETKRAKIEREREHRLMSREHRLKEREVRRLQHEEELAQLSEDSKSTASARMSDRRRIAEIERNKKALQELEEEEEDWIFDCICGAYGQIDDGTHSVACERCNVWQHSKCLGIDEKEAEEEDFHFVCEPCRRREKEAEQRPLTKLKVNKQEEAPVSSSPQSAPTENTTGEADGRARLVVELPLKASSGVDESTEQPVSAPSLDEANGDRPATTKLPDLQGSNLFSSPRPNLFPHAQLSRGNPVSGASDGSLPVLPESGNGISPIKESHRPSSPPTKTLASIGEPGRPASPILNITNTFRPPQSQDSRSDGRSSPLPPSSISPTKHSPPPQRRGVNRTNGNGIATPSQSFGNPGASIFPPAAALSPSPRQQILTPPVKNPGPVRVPPLGPAPAVLPPTPNQSSEKIGL